From the Arvicola amphibius chromosome 2, mArvAmp1.2, whole genome shotgun sequence genome, one window contains:
- the LOC119808147 gene encoding chromatin target of PRMT1 protein-like isoform X2: MATQFGPKKVLQGTTKMSLNERFSRMLENKQPMTVTIRASLQEQQRASSRSRRLARQMENRPSVQPPVRLEQRLAKRRDIQASLGRPRGAPDRGAVGGRGLPKHQRGFPRGGGRQHGGHATRRLPRGAWSLQGRSPLLRGRGGNGGRGLPVKGRERGRGALPRPVPTKEQLDKELDEYMSNVKGPLYSESDADMAQTDPETHD, encoded by the exons ATGGCCACACAGTTTGGGCCGAAAAAGGTGCTACAAGGAACCACCAAGATGTCTCTAAATGAGCGCTTTTCTAGGATGCTGGAGAACAAACAGCCCATGACAGTGACTATTCGGGCTTCGCTGCAGGAGCAGCAGCGAGCCAGCTCCAGAAGCAGAAGACTGGCCCGGCAGATGGAGAATAGACCCTCCGTCCAGCCCCCAGTAAGACTTGAGCAGCGCCTGGCTAAGAGGAGGGACATCCAGGCGTCTTTAGGCCGACCCAGGGGCGCCCCGGACAGGGGAGCGGTGGGAGGACGAGGCCTACCCAAACACCAGAGAGGCTTTCcccgaggaggaggaagacaacaTGGGGGCCATGCCACCAGAAGGCTGCCTAGGGGCGCGTGGTCGCTCCAAGGTCGAAGCCCGCTCCTCCGTG GTCGTGGTGGAAACGGGGGAAGAGGTCTGCCTGTGAAAGGTCGGGAAAGAGGCAGAGGTGCCCTCCCTCGCCCTGTACCGACCAAGGAGCAGCTGGACAAAGAACTGGATGAGTACATGTCCAACGTTAAAGGACCCCTGTACTCTGAGTCAGACGCCGACATGGCACAGACAGATCCTGAAACCCATGACTGA
- the LOC119808137 gene encoding LOW QUALITY PROTEIN: chromatin target of PRMT1 protein-like (The sequence of the model RefSeq protein was modified relative to this genomic sequence to represent the inferred CDS: inserted 2 bases in 1 codon) — protein MAAQFGPKVVLQGTTKMSLNERFSRMLENKQPMTVNXRASLQEQQRASARSRRLARQMENRPSVQPPVRLEQRLAKRRDIQASLGRPRGAPDRGAVGGRGLPKHQRGFPRGGGRQRGGHATRRLPRGAWSLQGRSPLLRGDQDLAAPPMDSSRGALPGRGGNGGRGLPVKGRERGRGALPRPVPTKEQLDKELDEYMSNVKGPLDSESDADMAQTDPETHD, from the exons ATGGCCGCACAGTTTGGGCCGAAAGTGGTGCTACAAGGAACCACCAAGATGTCTCTAAATGAGCGCTTTTCTAGGATGCTGGAGAACAAACAGCCCATGACAGTGAA TCGGGCTTCGCTGCAGGAGCAGCAGCGAGCCAGTGCCAGAAGCAGAAGACTGGCCCGGCAGATGGAGAATAGACCCTCCGTCCAGCCCCCAGTAAGACTTGAGCAGCGCCTGGCTAAGAGGAGGGACATCCAGGCGTCTTTAGGCCGACCCAGAGGCGCCCCGGACAGGGGAGCGGTGGGAGGACGAGGCCTACCCAAACACCAGAGAGGCTTTCcccgaggaggaggaagacaacgTGGGGGCCATGCCACCAGAAGGCTGCCTAGGGGCGCGTGGTCGCTCCAAGGTCGAAGCCCGCTCCTCCGTGGTGATCAAGACTTAGCTGCCCCACCAATGGACTCAAGCAGAGGTGCTCTTCCAGGTCGTGGTGGAAACGGGGGAAGAGGTCTGCCTGTGAAAGGTCGGGAAAGAGGCAGAGGTGCCCTCCCTCGCCCTGTACCGACCAAGGAGCAGCTGGACAAAGAACTGGATGAGTACATGTCCAACGTTAAAGGACCCCTGGACTCCGAGTCGGACGCCGACATGGCACAGACAGATCCTGAAACCCATGACTGA
- the LOC119808147 gene encoding chromatin target of PRMT1 protein-like isoform X1, with protein sequence MATQFGPKKVLQGTTKMSLNERFSRMLENKQPMTVTIRASLQEQQRASSRSRRLARQMENRPSVQPPVRLEQRLAKRRDIQASLGRPRGAPDRGAVGGRGLPKHQRGFPRGGGRQHGGHATRRLPRGAWSLQGRSPLLRGEQDLAAPPMDSSRGAPPGRGGNGGRGLPVKGRERGRGALPRPVPTKEQLDKELDEYMSNVKGPLYSESDADMAQTDPETHD encoded by the coding sequence ATGGCCACACAGTTTGGGCCGAAAAAGGTGCTACAAGGAACCACCAAGATGTCTCTAAATGAGCGCTTTTCTAGGATGCTGGAGAACAAACAGCCCATGACAGTGACTATTCGGGCTTCGCTGCAGGAGCAGCAGCGAGCCAGCTCCAGAAGCAGAAGACTGGCCCGGCAGATGGAGAATAGACCCTCCGTCCAGCCCCCAGTAAGACTTGAGCAGCGCCTGGCTAAGAGGAGGGACATCCAGGCGTCTTTAGGCCGACCCAGGGGCGCCCCGGACAGGGGAGCGGTGGGAGGACGAGGCCTACCCAAACACCAGAGAGGCTTTCcccgaggaggaggaagacaacaTGGGGGCCATGCCACCAGAAGGCTGCCTAGGGGCGCGTGGTCGCTCCAAGGTCGAAGCCCGCTCCTCCGTGGTGAACAAGACTTAGCTGCCCCACCAATGGACTCAAGCAGAGGTGCTCCTCCAGGTCGTGGTGGAAACGGGGGAAGAGGTCTGCCTGTGAAAGGTCGGGAAAGAGGCAGAGGTGCCCTCCCTCGCCCTGTACCGACCAAGGAGCAGCTGGACAAAGAACTGGATGAGTACATGTCCAACGTTAAAGGACCCCTGTACTCTGAGTCAGACGCCGACATGGCACAGACAGATCCTGAAACCCATGACTGA
- the LOC119808142 gene encoding chromatin target of PRMT1 protein-like isoform X2, with protein sequence MAAQFGPKVVLQGTTKMSLNERFSRMLENKQPMTVTIRASLQEQQRASARSRRLARQMENRPSVQPPVRLEQRLSKRRDIQASLGRPRGAPDRGAVGGRGLPKHQRGFPRGGGRQRGGHATRRLPRGAWSLQGRSPLLRGRGGNGGRGLPVKGRERGRGALPRPGPTKEQLDKELDEYMSNVKGPLDSESDADMAQTDPETHD encoded by the exons ATGGCCGCACAGTTTGGGCCGAAAGTGGTGCTACAAGGAACCACCAAGATGTCTCTAAATGAGCGCTTTTCTAGGATGCTGGAGAACAAACAGCCCATGACAGTGACTATTCGGGCTTCGCTGCAGGAGCAGCAGCGAGCCAGTGCCAGAAGCAGAAGACTGGCCCGGCAGATGGAGAATAGACCCTCCGTCCAGCCCCCAGTAAGACTTGAGCAGCGCCTGTCTAAGAGGAGGGACATCCAGGCGTCTTTAGGCCGACCCAGGGGCGCCCCGGACAGGGGAGCGGTGGGAGGACGAGGCCTACCCAAACACCAGAGAGGCTTTCcccgaggaggaggaagacaacgTGGGGGCCATGCCACCAGAAGGCTGCCTAGGGGCGCGTGGTCGCTCCAAGGTCGAAGCCCGCTCCTCCGTG GTCGTGGTGGAAACGGGGGAAGAGGTCTGCCTGTGAAAGGTCGGGAAAGAGGCAGAGGTGCCCTCCCTCGCCCTGGACCGACCAAGGAGCAGCTGGACAAAGAACTGGATGAGTACATGTCCAACGTTAAAGGACCCCTGGACTCCGAGTCGGACGCCGACATGGCACAGACAGATCCTGAAACCCATGACTGA
- the LOC119808142 gene encoding chromatin target of PRMT1 protein-like isoform X1, with protein sequence MAAQFGPKVVLQGTTKMSLNERFSRMLENKQPMTVTIRASLQEQQRASARSRRLARQMENRPSVQPPVRLEQRLSKRRDIQASLGRPRGAPDRGAVGGRGLPKHQRGFPRGGGRQRGGHATRRLPRGAWSLQGRSPLLRGEQDLAAPPMDSSRGAPPGRGGNGGRGLPVKGRERGRGALPRPGPTKEQLDKELDEYMSNVKGPLDSESDADMAQTDPETHD encoded by the coding sequence ATGGCCGCACAGTTTGGGCCGAAAGTGGTGCTACAAGGAACCACCAAGATGTCTCTAAATGAGCGCTTTTCTAGGATGCTGGAGAACAAACAGCCCATGACAGTGACTATTCGGGCTTCGCTGCAGGAGCAGCAGCGAGCCAGTGCCAGAAGCAGAAGACTGGCCCGGCAGATGGAGAATAGACCCTCCGTCCAGCCCCCAGTAAGACTTGAGCAGCGCCTGTCTAAGAGGAGGGACATCCAGGCGTCTTTAGGCCGACCCAGGGGCGCCCCGGACAGGGGAGCGGTGGGAGGACGAGGCCTACCCAAACACCAGAGAGGCTTTCcccgaggaggaggaagacaacgTGGGGGCCATGCCACCAGAAGGCTGCCTAGGGGCGCGTGGTCGCTCCAAGGTCGAAGCCCGCTCCTCCGTGGTGAACAAGACTTAGCTGCCCCACCAATGGACTCAAGCAGAGGTGCTCCTCCAGGTCGTGGTGGAAACGGGGGAAGAGGTCTGCCTGTGAAAGGTCGGGAAAGAGGCAGAGGTGCCCTCCCTCGCCCTGGACCGACCAAGGAGCAGCTGGACAAAGAACTGGATGAGTACATGTCCAACGTTAAAGGACCCCTGGACTCCGAGTCGGACGCCGACATGGCACAGACAGATCCTGAAACCCATGACTGA